In Spinacia oleracea cultivar Varoflay chromosome 5, BTI_SOV_V1, whole genome shotgun sequence, a single window of DNA contains:
- the LOC110800513 gene encoding E3 ubiquitin-protein ligase RHF2A produces MEAPGMEDNKKLEEAKLTSAAAFVEGGIQDACDDACSICLEEFCDNDPSTVTGCKHEFHLQCILEWCQRSSQCPMCWQPINLKDPTGQELLDAVVQERNIRLNPPRNAAIFHHPALGNFEIQHLPVGVNDAELEERIIQHLAAAAAMGRARHFARREGHRGRSSNQGRPHFLVFSAQPDAQAESASLPEGGQTESTPANSVTPSLLRIGGESSPHQSSPNYSSHTDMLSASGTSAFSAGRASPSDSGSSPSQSSPRSQDRAGPSDLQTFSETLKSRLNSMSTRYKESISKSTRGWKERWFSRNSPMSDIGSEVRREVNAGIATVSRMMERMETRDDGIPSNDSVPDSSESSQARDPVPHEADSVVSPGENHLSGNRTQAPCAAHSGSD; encoded by the exons ATGGAG GCTCCAGGTATGGAGGATAACAAGAAATTGGAGGAGGCGAAATTAACCTCGGCCGCTGCGTTTGTAGAAGGTGGCATTCAAGACGCTTGTGATGATGCTTGTAGTATTTGCCTCGAGGAGTTCTGTGATAACGATCCTTCGACG GTGACGGGATGTAAGCACGAGTTTCATTTGCAGTGTATTCTCGaatg GTGCCAGAGGAGTTCTCAGTGCCCAATGTGTTGGCAGCCTATCAATTTGAAGGACCCAACAGG CCAAGAATTATTAGATGCGGTAGTCCAGGAGAGAAATATCAGGCTTAATCCACCGAGAAACGCAGCAATATTTCACCATCCAGCTTTGGGTAATTTTGAGATACAGCAT TTGCCTGTTGGTGTTAATGACGCTGAACTGGAGGAGCGCATTATTCAGCActtagctgctgctgctgcaaTGGGCCGAGCACGCCATTTTGCTAGAAGAGAAGGCCATAGGGGAAGATCTTCAAATCAAGGTCGTCCACATTTTCTGGTGTTCTCAGCTCAGCCTGATGCCCAGGCTGAATCTGCCTCTCTTCCTGAAGGAGGGCAAACTGAATCTACCCCAGCCAATTCAGTTACACCTTCGTTGCTCAGAATTGGAGGAGAATCATCACCACATCAATCCTCACCTAATTATTCAAGCCACACGGATATGCTTTCTGCCTCTGGAACTAGTGCCTTTTCTGCTGGTCGTGCATCACCCTCAGACAGTGG GAGTTCTCCCAGTCAATCATCTCCAAGAAGTCAAGATAGAGCAGGTCCATCTGATCTCCAAACTTTTTCAGAAACTCTGAAGTCTCGGCTTAATTCAATGTCTACGAG GTACAAAGAGTCTATATCAAAGAGCACAAGAGGGTGGAAGGAAAGATGGTTTTCCCGCAACTCTCCTATGTCTGATATTGGTTCTGAAGTAAGGAGAGAGGTCAATGCTGGAATTGCAACCGTTTCCAGGATGATGGAGCGTATGGAAACCAGGGACGATGGAATACCCAGCAATGATTCTGTACCTGATAGTTCTGAGAGCAGTCAAGCCCGTGACCCTGTCCCACATGAGGCTGACTCTGTTGTGTCTCCAGGAGAAAATCATTTGAGTGGCAACAGGACACAAGCACCATGTGCTGCACATTCCGGTTCCGACTGA